From one Novosphingobium sp. genomic stretch:
- the bla gene encoding subclass B3 metallo-beta-lactamase — protein sequence MTRLTTAFAMSLIAALGAAPAVAADDPLLRPIAPAYSAKRFLTPAEPVQVYGNTYLVGFGGVSVALIRTSAGLILIDGSVPQGVRAVEEHMRALGFSIRDVKLILSTEPHFDHAGGLAALERDSGATVLAGAAAVPVLRARGLDPSDPQASGLERFPAPRNIRAVRDGERITLGDVTVTAIAMPGHTPGSTSWSWKSCEGQRCETVVFAASINAVALGGYRFSTPAHRGRVETIRRSISRLRGIPCDLVLTSHPELSDGEAKQKQLMRQNSPNPFLDPQGCRKAADAFEKRLNDQLAEEAKR from the coding sequence GTGACCAGATTGACCACCGCCTTTGCCATGAGCCTGATTGCGGCTTTGGGCGCCGCGCCTGCGGTCGCAGCCGATGATCCGCTGCTCCGCCCCATCGCGCCCGCTTACTCGGCCAAGCGTTTTCTTACCCCTGCCGAGCCGGTGCAGGTCTATGGCAACACCTATCTCGTCGGCTTTGGCGGGGTGAGCGTGGCGCTGATCCGCACCAGCGCCGGGCTGATCCTGATCGATGGCAGCGTCCCCCAGGGCGTGCGCGCGGTGGAAGAGCATATGCGCGCGCTGGGCTTTTCGATCCGCGATGTGAAGCTGATCCTCTCCACCGAGCCGCATTTCGACCATGCCGGGGGCCTCGCCGCGCTGGAGCGCGACAGCGGCGCCACCGTTCTGGCAGGCGCGGCGGCGGTGCCGGTGCTGCGGGCGCGGGGGCTCGATCCCAGCGATCCTCAGGCCTCGGGGTTGGAGCGCTTTCCCGCGCCGCGCAACATCCGGGCGGTGCGCGATGGCGAGCGCATCACGCTGGGCGATGTGACCGTGACCGCCATCGCCATGCCTGGCCACACGCCCGGCTCGACAAGCTGGAGCTGGAAAAGCTGCGAGGGGCAGCGCTGCGAAACGGTGGTGTTTGCCGCCAGCATCAATGCTGTGGCGCTGGGCGGCTATCGCTTTTCAACGCCGGCGCATCGCGGCCGGGTGGAGACCATCAGGCGCTCGATCTCCAGGCTGCGCGGCATTCCCTGCGATCTTGTGCTGACGTCTCACCCGGAACTCTCGGATGGCGAGGCCAAGCAGAAACAGCTGATGCGCCAAAACTCGCCCAATCCGTTTCTCGACCCACAGGGGTGCCGCAAGGCCGCCGATGCTTTCGAGAAACGGTTGAACGACCAGTTGGCCGAGGAAGCAAAGCGCTAG
- a CDS encoding LLM class flavin-dependent oxidoreductase: MTAPVPFSVLDLVPVNDGGTLSQALANAASLAAHAESAGYHRYWVAEHHGMQGVGGAATSVVLAHVGGATKSIRIGSGGIMLPNHAPLQIAEQFGTLDALFPGRIDLALGRAPGSDGRVAMALRHGNPEEFPRQVVDLQNYFAGDPRMGFTAVPGAGASPEMWILGSSTYGAQLAAALGLPYGFASHFAPAALDEALAVYRHQFQPSAVLDKPHVTVGFNIFAADTREEARFIATSMQQKFVALRSGHGSGPFRAPLEGFYENLPGHQRAMLDQMMQCTAIGTREDVTRSLTALLERTQADEVIVAGQIFDHDARLKSYSIAAEAMEMVGKASVSV, encoded by the coding sequence ATGACAGCCCCCGTCCCCTTCTCCGTCCTCGATCTGGTCCCCGTCAACGACGGGGGCACCCTCAGCCAGGCTCTGGCCAATGCCGCCAGCCTGGCCGCCCATGCCGAAAGCGCCGGATACCACCGCTATTGGGTGGCCGAGCATCACGGCATGCAGGGCGTGGGCGGCGCGGCGACATCGGTGGTGCTGGCCCATGTCGGCGGGGCGACGAAAAGCATCCGCATCGGATCGGGCGGGATCATGCTGCCCAACCACGCCCCGCTGCAGATCGCCGAGCAATTCGGCACGCTGGATGCGCTGTTCCCCGGCCGTATCGATCTGGCGCTGGGCCGCGCGCCCGGTTCGGATGGACGCGTGGCGATGGCGTTGCGCCACGGCAATCCGGAGGAGTTCCCCCGGCAGGTGGTGGACTTGCAGAACTATTTCGCGGGCGATCCGCGCATGGGCTTTACCGCCGTGCCGGGCGCGGGTGCTTCGCCCGAGATGTGGATTTTGGGCTCCAGCACCTATGGCGCGCAACTGGCGGCGGCTTTGGGGTTGCCCTATGGCTTTGCCTCGCATTTCGCGCCTGCCGCATTGGATGAGGCGCTGGCGGTTTATCGCCACCAGTTCCAGCCCTCCGCCGTGCTGGACAAGCCGCATGTGACGGTGGGCTTCAACATCTTCGCCGCCGATACGAGGGAGGAGGCGCGCTTTATCGCCACCTCGATGCAGCAGAAATTCGTCGCCCTGCGCAGCGGCCATGGCAGCGGGCCGTTCCGCGCGCCGCTGGAAGGGTTCTATGAGAACCTGCCGGGGCATCAGCGCGCCATGCTGGACCAGATGATGCAATGCACCGCCATCGGCACACGCGAGGATGTGACGCGCAGTTTGACCGCCCTGCTGGAGCGCACCCAGGCCGACGAGGTGATCGTGGCCGGGCAGATCTTCGACCATGACGCGCGGTTGAAGAGCTATTCGATTGCCGCCGAGGCGATGGAGATGGTGGGGAAGGCTTCGGTTTCGGTTTGA
- a CDS encoding LysR family transcriptional regulator has protein sequence MDRSRLPLNALRAFEAAARHLSFTRAARELCVTQGAVSHQVAQLERMIGAPLFRRLPRGLALSDEGLALLPSVGTAFDIIGARLDGLAGGGVEEVLTLGVVGTFASGWLLDRLDSFTTTHRHIDLRLLTNNNRVDLAGEGLDLAIRFGDGAWHGTHAERIMPAPLTPLCDPTTAARLHSPEDLLGESLLRSYRADEWPRWLGACGLACPPLRGVIFDASVLSVTAAMEGRGVALAPAAMFARELASGRLVRPFAQEVDLGAYWLTRLHTRPESRSMRQWRDWLMQRAAQA, from the coding sequence ATGGACCGCTCCCGCCTGCCGCTCAACGCCCTGCGCGCCTTCGAGGCCGCCGCGCGTCACCTCTCCTTCACCCGCGCCGCGCGGGAATTATGCGTGACGCAAGGTGCGGTCAGCCATCAGGTGGCGCAGCTCGAACGCATGATCGGCGCCCCGCTGTTCCGCCGCCTGCCGCGCGGATTGGCGCTGAGCGACGAGGGGCTGGCCCTGCTCCCCAGCGTGGGCACCGCCTTCGACATCATCGGCGCGCGGCTCGACGGCCTTGCCGGCGGCGGCGTGGAAGAGGTGCTGACTCTGGGCGTGGTCGGCACCTTCGCCTCGGGCTGGCTGCTCGACCGGCTGGACAGTTTTACCACCACGCATCGCCATATCGATCTGCGCCTGCTCACCAACAACAACCGCGTCGATCTGGCGGGCGAGGGCCTCGATCTGGCGATCCGCTTCGGCGACGGCGCATGGCACGGCACCCATGCCGAAAGGATCATGCCTGCCCCGCTGACGCCGCTTTGCGATCCCACCACGGCGGCGCGGCTCCACAGCCCGGAGGATCTACTGGGCGAGAGCCTGCTGCGTTCCTATCGCGCCGACGAATGGCCGCGCTGGCTGGGCGCTTGCGGTCTGGCCTGCCCGCCCCTGCGCGGGGTAATCTTCGATGCTTCCGTGCTCAGCGTCACGGCGGCGATGGAGGGGCGCGGCGTGGCGCTGGCCCCGGCCGCCATGTTCGCGCGGGAACTGGCGAGCGGTCGCCTCGTTCGCCCCTTTGCGCAGGAGGTCGATCTGGGCGCCTATTGGCTCACCCGGCTGCACACCCGCCCGGAAAGCCGGTCGATGCGGCAATGGCGCGACTGGCTGATGCAGCGGGCAGCCCAAGCCTAG
- a CDS encoding DUF3309 family protein has protein sequence MLTIVLVVLLVLWLGGSFPRAGAYNANWGYAPVGLGTILIIVLLVLVLQGGV, from the coding sequence ATGCTGACCATCGTGCTCGTTGTGCTGCTCGTCTTGTGGCTGGGCGGCTCCTTCCCCCGCGCGGGGGCTTACAATGCCAATTGGGGCTATGCGCCGGTGGGCCTGGGCACCATTCTGATCATCGTTCTGCTGGTTCTGGTGCTTCAGGGCGGCGTATGA
- a CDS encoding FUSC family protein, with translation MRRIARKLEVRAIGLVPEYFNPAEGLRAAVAVGVPLVLVLASGLYGLGWSIFAAFWTCLCVGPGSGRSQRRLLGAFVVLGAIIAFAGSWLASWGVATALVAGPLLVFLSILLPARVANANLLATLLAVVAVVAVGFPLSLHAALIEAGSFFLGAGWAYALIHGLWQIDSHAPLDLATRAVVARLADMAGDLVATGEGPHRDAQWHRAHGEHRRAVRLALERLGALLPLHADEKPARLAPYLRAQEAAETVFSALIALDHAFILQTGPAHERLAAARTFHGGLVAWRRTPRAFQTKPGVIDRWLKLVDHRRERLRGALVSGCLRALGQALATLRQNGPHAMPPRPRPVPPRAALRQALRQAMGVLLVYIAARAFHLGYPYWGSMAVVVVLQKGTRVTWMRAVERVCGSLLGGVGAAALLHVAYPVPLLAVLCVVLAALAIALRSVNYTSFVVFLTVLFVTVTALLHPGEGIATARIADNTLGSLVALLSVLAIWPERRPSMRAMLKAALQANRAYLDAVEARAPFAQIHAARRAAGLASIDLEMALHDLGSSVQRLRHRAPEDLADLTALRLVAGQAAAAWHERLADLPR, from the coding sequence ATGCGCCGCATCGCCCGCAAGCTGGAAGTGCGGGCGATCGGTCTGGTTCCCGAATATTTCAACCCGGCCGAGGGTTTGCGCGCCGCTGTCGCCGTCGGCGTGCCCCTGGTGCTGGTGCTGGCGAGCGGGCTCTATGGGCTGGGCTGGTCGATCTTCGCCGCCTTCTGGACCTGCCTGTGCGTGGGGCCGGGGTCGGGGCGCAGCCAGCGGCGCCTGCTGGGGGCCTTTGTGGTGCTGGGGGCCATCATCGCCTTTGCCGGATCGTGGCTGGCCTCATGGGGCGTGGCGACCGCGCTGGTGGCCGGGCCGCTGCTGGTGTTTCTCTCGATCCTGCTGCCCGCGCGCGTCGCCAATGCCAATCTGCTGGCCACGCTGCTGGCCGTGGTCGCGGTGGTCGCGGTGGGCTTTCCGCTCTCCCTGCATGCCGCGCTGATCGAGGCGGGCTCCTTCTTTCTGGGCGCGGGCTGGGCCTATGCGCTGATTCACGGGCTCTGGCAGATCGACTCCCATGCCCCGCTCGATCTGGCGACGCGCGCGGTGGTGGCGCGCCTCGCCGATATGGCCGGCGATCTGGTCGCCACCGGCGAGGGCCCGCATCGCGACGCGCAATGGCACCGCGCCCATGGCGAGCATCGCCGCGCCGTGCGTCTGGCGCTGGAGCGGCTGGGCGCGCTGCTGCCGCTGCATGCCGATGAGAAGCCCGCGCGGCTGGCGCCCTATCTGCGCGCTCAGGAGGCGGCGGAGACCGTGTTCAGCGCCCTGATCGCGCTGGACCATGCCTTTATCCTGCAGACCGGCCCCGCGCATGAGCGGCTGGCGGCGGCGCGCACCTTTCATGGCGGGCTGGTCGCCTGGCGCCGCACGCCTCGGGCGTTTCAAACCAAACCCGGCGTGATCGACCGCTGGCTCAAGCTGGTGGACCATCGGCGCGAGCGGCTGCGCGGCGCATTGGTCAGCGGCTGCCTGCGCGCACTGGGTCAGGCGCTGGCCACGCTGAGGCAGAACGGGCCGCATGCCATGCCGCCCCGCCCGCGCCCGGTGCCGCCGCGCGCGGCGCTGAGGCAGGCGTTGCGTCAGGCGATGGGCGTGCTGCTGGTCTATATCGCGGCGCGGGCCTTCCATCTGGGCTATCCCTATTGGGGTTCGATGGCGGTCGTGGTGGTGCTGCAGAAAGGCACGCGCGTCACCTGGATGCGCGCGGTGGAGCGCGTCTGCGGCAGCCTGCTGGGCGGCGTGGGTGCCGCTGCCTTGCTGCACGTCGCCTATCCCGTGCCGTTGCTGGCCGTGCTCTGCGTGGTGCTGGCGGCTTTGGCGATTGCGCTGCGCAGTGTGAATTACACCAGCTTCGTGGTGTTCCTGACCGTGCTCTTCGTCACGGTGACCGCCCTGCTGCACCCCGGCGAGGGCATCGCCACCGCGCGCATTGCAGACAACACGTTGGGCAGTCTGGTGGCGCTGCTCAGCGTGCTGGCGATCTGGCCAGAGCGGCGACCGAGCATGCGCGCCATGCTGAAAGCCGCCCTTCAGGCCAACCGCGCCTATCTCGATGCGGTGGAAGCGCGCGCGCCTTTCGCGCAGATCCATGCGGCGCGGCGCGCGGCGGGGCTGGCCAGCATCGATCTGGAAATGGCGCTGCACGATCTGGGCAGTTCAGTGCAGCGCCTGCGCCACCGCGCGCCCGAGGATTTGGCCGATCTGACCGCGCTGCGTCTGGTCGCCGGGCAGGCCGCCGCCGCCTGGCATGAGCGGCTGGCGGATCTGCCGCGCTAG
- a CDS encoding class I SAM-dependent methyltransferase: MTHSHDTLVQHQFGPRAAAYVSSAVHASGEDLAAIGEIARRHAPAHALDLGTGGGHVAYALAPYAGQVTASDLSPAMLEVVAATAAQRGLANIDTKAAPAENLPFEDARFDLLACRFSAHHWQDFVGGLRQARRVLKDGAPAVFVDVVSPGPAAFDTHLQTVELLRDPSHVRDYTVAQWVEALEQSGFRLQSVQTRRLRMEYASWVERMQTPEVHRAAIRALQQLAGAETVRHFEIEADGSFMLDTAQIEVTAA; the protein is encoded by the coding sequence ATGACCCACTCCCATGACACGCTGGTCCAGCACCAGTTCGGCCCCCGCGCTGCGGCCTATGTCTCCAGCGCCGTCCATGCCAGCGGCGAGGATCTGGCCGCCATCGGCGAGATCGCCCGGCGCCATGCCCCGGCCCATGCGCTCGATCTGGGGACGGGGGGCGGCCATGTCGCCTATGCGCTGGCGCCTTATGCCGGGCAGGTGACCGCCAGCGATCTCTCGCCCGCCATGCTGGAGGTGGTTGCCGCCACCGCCGCGCAGCGCGGTCTGGCCAACATCGACACCAAAGCGGCACCGGCGGAAAACCTGCCCTTTGAAGATGCGCGTTTCGATCTGCTCGCCTGCCGTTTTTCGGCGCATCACTGGCAGGATTTTGTCGGCGGGCTGCGTCAGGCGCGGCGGGTGCTGAAGGACGGCGCTCCGGCTGTGTTTGTCGATGTGGTTTCGCCCGGCCCTGCTGCTTTCGACACCCATCTGCAGACGGTCGAGCTGCTGCGCGATCCCTCGCATGTGCGCGACTACACGGTGGCGCAGTGGGTGGAAGCCCTGGAGCAATCCGGCTTCCGCTTGCAATCCGTGCAGACCCGCCGCCTGCGCATGGAATACGCAAGCTGGGTCGAGCGCATGCAGACGCCCGAGGTTCATCGCGCCGCGATCCGTGCCCTCCAGCAACTGGCAGGCGCCGAAACCGTCCGCCATTTCGAGATCGAGGCGGATGGCTCCTTCATGCTCGACACCGCGCAGATCGAGGTGACGGCAGCTTGA